The Drosophila suzukii chromosome X, CBGP_Dsuzu_IsoJpt1.0, whole genome shotgun sequence DNA window GGCCACCAGGCCGCCCTCTGGGCGTGGGCGTGCGGATGGGCGTGGCCGTGGGCGTGGGCATGGGCATGGGCGTGGGCATGGGCATGAAGACCGgcggcagcagcggcggcaTGTTGATAGGCGGCTGCTCCGTTCAGGGCCACCAGATGATGAGCGGCGGCGGCATTTTGCATGGCGGTGGCGGTGGCTGATGAGACGGATACGCAATCGGCTCCCAGTTTGGAACCATCACCCAGGCAGGGTTTACCATTCCTCACCAGAACCGGCACGGCCACCCGACGGGGCGAGGGCAGGGCGCTCGGATGATGCGGATGGGTGGCATGACCGTGCAGTAATCCCGGATGACCCTCGTAACCCTTCTCGTTCTGGGCCCGCTTCGTCTTGTAGCGATGGTTTTGGAACCAGATCTTCACCTGCGTCGGCGTCAGTCGGATCAAACTGGCCAGATGTTCCCGTTCCGGGGCGCTCAAGTAGCGCTGTTGCCGGAATCGACGCTCCAATTCGTACGTTTGCGCCTTGGTGAAGAGAACTCGGCGCTTTCGCTTCTTATTGGGCAGACCATCGGGTCCATTGGCCCCACCGCCGCCACTGCCATCGGCATCGTCCACATCATCGATGTCCTCCTCGATACCGTCCTCATTTAGGCTATCATCGTGACCACTACTTGCTCCATTGATCCCCTCGTGCTTCAGgctgttattgttattgttgttgttcgtcgtattgttgttattgttgtgcAGGGCATGGGCCGCCGAAGGACCACCAGCTGATCCTCCTTGATTGGCCGAGGATGATCCATGCAGCGAGTGCAGGGCATCGCCCACGGACAAGGCATCGCTGTCCGCCGATCGGCTGTAGCTCTTGTAATCGCCGGAAAGTGCCGGCGATGTCTGGCAATTTGATCCAATGTAGGTGTACGATACCTCTGAGGTCACCGGAGAAGTGCTATCCGGACTGGCTGGCTGCTGGGTTCCTACAAATAAAAGAACAAGAAGGCAAGGGTTTATATATCTGCtcattataaaattatcaATAGAATAGAGATTCTTAATACCCTTTAAGACGAACAATAAATCGTTTAGAAATTCCATAAAATAGCAAACATCATTTTTGTTCACTTAGGCGCCCGAATGCCAACCATTTGTTTGGGTTTTTCACTAAAGAcagctcaaaaaaaaaatagaaaatgcAAGAAGACAAAGGCCAAGTGAGAGAACTGGGTGGGAATTTGTCAGCAATTGAAATACCTTTTTGGCCGTAAATTAATGCACCGACACACCCCTCTAAAAACCGAGTGATCGAGCAGAATTCGACACGAGAAAAGGGGGAAAGTCAGGATGGCAACTACGGCAATTGGATTAGGCGCGACATGAGGCTGTGGTCGATACGATCCAAAATGCCAAATGCTAAATGCCAGATGCATAGTGTCAAATCAACCCCTGCCCCCATCCCCTAGGAGTCTCACCCTAATAACGTCAATTAGGCGGAGACAAACAGAGATcgcatacatatgtatataggGAGGTATTCCCTCGTTGTCTACCTGGATCTACGATCGTTTCGATCTCCCGCCGAccgactgactgactgactgctGACCTTCGGGCCTGTACTAAAAACCAGGAACCAGGATGCTAATGAAAGGACAACACAAAAGCCAAACCTCAAACACATCAATGGCAGTCGGGAATCTTCCGGTTCGCCCACTTTTGATAGAGTTCCGCAGAGATAGTGATTTATCGCCGGGCGTGGCTTTATATGATATTCTGGGGCGGGATCATGGCAACCGCAGGATGAGGTATTTGAGAGTATTCATAAGGGAAATCCCGTTTAGGAATAATACAAAGAAGTTATGGGATATTTTGGAATATAAAAGGgactttctaataattattattattatttttataaaactatAATATGAGAGGTTTTTTCTATGGGCTTCTTAAACGCCTGAATAACCATTACCCCCAGTGTACCCCATTGACTAAACAAAAAATCCAAACGTCGTAGGAGCTGCTAATGCTCATCCATTAGGCCCCTCCTCCAAACCAAGGACTTGGTTGCAGTTGCcctgccaaaaaaaaaaggaacccATCCGCTCACCATGACAACTcaacaaattaataacttaatataATCAAAACGACTCCTTCACAGCTGTGaaaattcccaaaaaaaagagcagacaagaaaaaaaaaacggcaAGCGGGCAGCAATTATAATTTGTAGCTAAACAAAAAAggcataataataaaaaagggAAAGAGAGACCCCAGGCGGAAGTGCGTGCCATAAATTTCCAGGACGAGAAATGTTTGGGCCGCAACAACAAGGAGCCATCGAATCGAACGGGCCAACGATTGAGTATCCTGGCCGAAGGACACGAAGGCTAATCCTCAAGTGTGAAGCGCATACAAACTATTAGTCAAGATTAAAAAGGGGGAAGTCCAACCCCCCCACCCATTACGATCCGCAGTTAACTGCCAACGAGTgagtgaaaagtgaaaaagagaaaagcaaaaaagaaaataaaaaaaaaaaacaagaggGCCAGGATCAGACATGGCTCGTCACTCCACTCCCTGGCAGCACCTGAATCCTGCCGAATCTGCGGGGTATGCAAACACAGCTGCCTCATCGCTCGACTGCCCTCCGGAGGAACTCTCGCTCTCTGGAGGAGTGAGTGGGCAATTACGGAACAATATCATTAGTCGGCCAGTTAATCGGGGGTTAAATGCAGTAGAAAGCAGGGAAATCCTTTATTCGGGTTTTTAATGAAACTCTGTCCTGATTTTTTCTGGCGGTCCTCTAGTTTTTCAGCTACCTTAAGATTTATGATCATAGACCATATCCTATGTTATATATCAAGTGTTTCTTATTTGGAATTTACCAGCAACTCAATGGTGACATTTTTTAAGGATCTACAAGTTCTTAAGCTTAAACTAAGAACAGCATTCGCTGTTCCCAGGACAAAAAACATTATCATATAAGATCCTAtaccatatatataaataaaaaaaaataatatatatgaTATTATGCTGTGGAAGTTTCCCAAATAGACTAACCCAAGGCATCTAACATCGAAACTTATAATCCTTACCCTATAGGCATAACTCAAGATCAAAATTCCTATTAAGAATTACTTTAGGCTTATAGCATGGTCGTCCAAAATCATTGAGACCCCAACAAACCCTTTCAAATAGAACTCCAAACTCACCGTATAGCTCGTTCTCCTTGATCCACGCACTCCTGCCCGAATGCTGTAGCATGGTTTGGGCCATGTGGTGGTACGAGGACATCTCGTCCCCGAAGCTCCCCGGGAAGTTCTTGGGCAGATTGGGCAGGTATTGGCCGGCGGCCACCGCTGCAGCAGCCGCGGCATTGTGGCTGGCCAGCAGGTGGGCGGCGGCTGCGTTCGCGTGGGCGTGGCTCTGGGCATCTGGTCCGCCCTGGTGGTGGGCCAGTGGGAGCGGGGCCACCGATTGCTGGTGGTGTGGGaggtgctgctgctggagGTGGTGCGCCgcctgctgctggtggtggtgcgggtggtgctgctgctgctgtgggtGGCTCGGCGGCTGCTGTTGGGCGTGATGCTCGGTGGTGCTGTGGTGATCCGATCCTCCGCCGCCCGTCCCGCTGCCATTGTGGTGCTCGTCCACCGAACCGCCGGCGGGCGTGGGCGAGAGGGCCGAGGGCGTGGCATGGGCTCCACCCTGACCACCGTGTCCATTGGTGGACTCACTGGCCGAATGGTGGCTCAAGTCACTGCCATGTTGAGCGGCTGCGGCCGCGGCAGCAGCGGCATTCTTCAGCTCGGAACCCTCCAGATTCAGGATGTCCGATATGTGGAAGCCAGAGCGCTGCGATGACGGCACCTTTGCATCGAACAAGCTGCAAGATGGTCAATAAATTCGGGCATTATTTATTAGataatttaaaagtatatgtgtacatttaaaatgtttaaaaaatcaGTTTTGAAGTTATGTTATTTAAAGGCTTTTTTGAAATACCCAAAATATGCAAGGAATTCCTCCATTGCAACTGCCCGCGgctaaatgaaaaaaaatataagatcTGAATCTTAAATAAAACTGACAATGAAATTGGAAAAGCCTACTTCAAAGGATGAACATCTAAAACTTGTTCTTCCTTTTCGTATCATAATAGTGAATATAAATT harbors:
- the vnd gene encoding homeobox protein vnd isoform X1 translates to MTTSATSLERTPSKRERDRERDNSSGLGSAGSLPASPQSAITVSPSSPATPKRPLRTSTPSLEREKERERERERERERDREERDRDRERSAKVFSTASTTVPTNTSSSSGLASEQLRIPTGAAAFSGFPGLHSMSSLMVPSSAAVAAAAAAPFLPWSPILLPPWSHALLPAAFYPAALRNALPGLFDAKVPSSQRSGFHISDILNLEGSELKNAAAAAAAAAQHGSDLSHHSASESTNGHGGQGGAHATPSALSPTPAGGSVDEHHNGSGTGGGGSDHHSTTEHHAQQQPPSHPQQQQHHPHHHQQQAAHHLQQQHLPHHQQSVAPLPLAHHQGGPDAQSHAHANAAAAHLLASHNAAAAAAVAAGQYLPNLPKNFPGSFGDEMSSYHHMAQTMLQHSGRSAWIKENELYGTQQPASPDSTSPVTSEVSYTYIGSNCQTSPALSGDYKSYSRSADSDALSVGDALHSLHGSSSANQGGSAGGPSAAHALHNNNNNTTNNNNNNNSLKHEGINGASSGHDDSLNEDGIEEDIDDVDDADGSGGGGANGPDGLPNKKRKRRVLFTKAQTYELERRFRQQRYLSAPEREHLASLIRLTPTQVKIWFQNHRYKTKRAQNEKGYEGHPGLLHGHATHPHHPSALPSPRRVAVPVLVRNGKPCLGDGSKLGADCVSVSSATATAMQNAAAAHHLVALNGAAAYQHAAAAAAGLHAHAHAHAHAHAHGHAHPHAHAQRAAWWP
- the vnd gene encoding homeobox protein vnd isoform X3, with the translated sequence MEEFLAYFGLFDAKVPSSQRSGFHISDILNLEGSELKNAAAAAAAAAQHGSDLSHHSASESTNGHGGQGGAHATPSALSPTPAGGSVDEHHNGSGTGGGGSDHHSTTEHHAQQQPPSHPQQQQHHPHHHQQQAAHHLQQQHLPHHQQSVAPLPLAHHQGGPDAQSHAHANAAAAHLLASHNAAAAAAVAAGQYLPNLPKNFPGSFGDEMSSYHHMAQTMLQHSGRSAWIKENELYGTQQPASPDSTSPVTSEVSYTYIGSNCQTSPALSGDYKSYSRSADSDALSVGDALHSLHGSSSANQGGSAGGPSAAHALHNNNNNTTNNNNNNNSLKHEGINGASSGHDDSLNEDGIEEDIDDVDDADGSGGGGANGPDGLPNKKRKRRVLFTKAQTYELERRFRQQRYLSAPEREHLASLIRLTPTQVKIWFQNHRYKTKRAQNEKGYEGHPGLLHGHATHPHHPSALPSPRRVAVPVLVRNGKPCLGDGSKLGADCVSVSSATATAMQNAAAAHHLVALNGAAAYQHAAAAAAGLHAHAHAHAHAHAHGHAHPHAHAQRAAWWP
- the vnd gene encoding homeobox protein vnd isoform X2; the encoded protein is MSNYNPNCGYFEDCSYYTNNVYQQDYCMQPDYEYNKHVYDLFDAKVPSSQRSGFHISDILNLEGSELKNAAAAAAAAAQHGSDLSHHSASESTNGHGGQGGAHATPSALSPTPAGGSVDEHHNGSGTGGGGSDHHSTTEHHAQQQPPSHPQQQQHHPHHHQQQAAHHLQQQHLPHHQQSVAPLPLAHHQGGPDAQSHAHANAAAAHLLASHNAAAAAAVAAGQYLPNLPKNFPGSFGDEMSSYHHMAQTMLQHSGRSAWIKENELYGTQQPASPDSTSPVTSEVSYTYIGSNCQTSPALSGDYKSYSRSADSDALSVGDALHSLHGSSSANQGGSAGGPSAAHALHNNNNNTTNNNNNNNSLKHEGINGASSGHDDSLNEDGIEEDIDDVDDADGSGGGGANGPDGLPNKKRKRRVLFTKAQTYELERRFRQQRYLSAPEREHLASLIRLTPTQVKIWFQNHRYKTKRAQNEKGYEGHPGLLHGHATHPHHPSALPSPRRVAVPVLVRNGKPCLGDGSKLGADCVSVSSATATAMQNAAAAHHLVALNGAAAYQHAAAAAAGLHAHAHAHAHAHAHGHAHPHAHAQRAAWWP